The following nucleotide sequence is from Saccharothrix texasensis.
AGCAGCGGCCCAGGGCGACGGTCCGCGCCGCCGACGGGCCCGTCAGCGTCGACCTGGTGATCAGGATGCCGTAGCGGTTGCCGGAGTGGGTGGCCGCGGCGGTGATGTAGCCGTTGTTCGTGCTGCCGCGGTCCAGCGAGCGGATGGTCGTGGAGTCGATGACCAGCGCGCCGTTGCCGTAGATGAAGTCGACGGCGCCCTCGATGTAGCTCTTGTAGACGTACTGGCGGACCTGCGAGGCGCCGGTGCCGCCCCAGGACAGGAACGTGTCCTGGTAGCCGAGCAGGCGCACGTTGCGGTAGACCTGCCGGTCGCCGCCCGCGTACAGGGCCAACGCCTGGCTGTCGTGCGCGGCGTAGGTGTTGGCGATGGTCAGCCCCTTGACCGTGGTGTCCTTGGCCAGGTTGAGCACGGTCGCGCTGCCCGCGGTGCCGGCGGTGGACGCCGGGGTGCTGCCGGTGATCACGATGTCGCCGGAGGTGCCGGTCGTGCCCTGGAGGGTGATGCCGGGCTTGCTCGCCGGGATGGACACCTGGCCGCGGTAGGTGCCCGGCTTGATGTTGATGACGGTGCCGGGCGCGGACGCCGCGAGCGCGGCCTGGATGGTGGTGTGGTTGCCGGAGCCGTCGGCCGCCACGGTGACCGTGGCGGCGTTCGCCGGGGTGGCCGGCATGACGGTCAGCGGAAGGACGGCCAGGGCCGCGGCGGTGCGGGCCACCGCCGTCCGGCGTGTGCCGTGCAGGGGCATGGTGCAGCCTTTCGTCGATGCTCGGGGACGTCGGCGGCGGCGATGGTCCTCAGTACGGCGGGGTCGTGGGCCAGGTGATCGCGCCGGCGGGCACGGGGGCGGTCACCTGCCGGAAGGCGGCGGCCGGCAGCACGCCCTGGTCGCGCAGGGAGGTGGCGACCAGGCGGGCGACCTCGATCGCGCCGAACGCCTGGAAGTGCGTGTTGTCCTGGACGCCGTCGGGGTGGTTGGGGTGCTGCCCGGCCGCGAGGTGCAGGAAGTGCTCCTTCGTGCCCTCGACGCCCGCGCGGTTCCACAGCGCCGTGCTGGACGCGGTGAGGTCGACCAGCGGCACTCGCTTGGCGGCCGCGAGTTCGCGCATCGCCGCCGGGTACGCGC
It contains:
- a CDS encoding pectinesterase family protein; translated protein: MPLHGTRRTAVARTAAALAVLPLTVMPATPANAATVTVAADGSGNHTTIQAALAASAPGTVINIKPGTYRGQVSIPASKPGITLQGTTGTSGDIVITGSTPASTAGTAGSATVLNLAKDTTVKGLTIANTYAAHDSQALALYAGGDRQVYRNVRLLGYQDTFLSWGGTGASQVRQYVYKSYIEGAVDFIYGNGALVIDSTTIRSLDRGSTNNGYITAAATHSGNRYGILITRSTLTGPSAARTVALGRCWHAGGAADAIGQVLVRDSALGGHIRQAGAWQDMSGFSWKTCRFTEYNNTGAGTSTGTADRPQMSGTTAAGYTAQNYLAGSDGWNPVQ